One genomic window of Sporocytophaga myxococcoides DSM 11118 includes the following:
- a CDS encoding tetratricopeptide repeat protein, which yields MKKIIIPVVVIIFGAVGALAYKSLRIEKIPSLLDRPVADSDVNEWKQIKKQVDELHSRIRKNSEDNNSRLVLANIYANEGSISGKHFYYYSAVLDLLNYIIDNAAEGDAIRIEARLNKASLLLSLNQFEQAIEICNELAEEGHKSLQLSEISFDAFIGIGDYANAQKIADQLNAFGFNLKVLTRIAILDEIKGDLTKAKNELKKGLDSGNTNKDLIWSAQYKLGTLYEKESDFVKAEEIYNNILSESGGYPFAKAGIARIKAANKDYEGAVAMLEAAYKSNSLMVFKQDIALIYKKTGRINDARKEVQDIVNSIEEGEKAGCNYDLERARLYSEILEDFDLALIYAERAKNIRPENVDLNKVLSLIFYKLGEYEDAAYYLSKATSVQPNDPSMMCLSGLLKYKTGNLKEGIDIIKKAMHQLHYQHSILTVEAHDLIAKNDLSISMR from the coding sequence ATGAAAAAAATTATTATTCCGGTTGTTGTTATAATATTTGGTGCAGTGGGAGCTTTGGCATATAAAAGCTTAAGAATTGAAAAGATACCTTCCTTGTTGGACCGTCCAGTTGCAGATTCAGATGTGAATGAATGGAAGCAAATTAAAAAGCAAGTTGATGAGCTTCATTCAAGAATAAGAAAAAATTCAGAAGACAATAATTCAAGACTTGTACTGGCTAATATTTATGCAAATGAAGGTAGTATCTCAGGAAAGCATTTTTATTATTATTCAGCCGTGCTGGATCTATTAAATTATATTATTGATAATGCAGCTGAAGGTGACGCTATAAGGATTGAAGCTCGATTAAATAAAGCATCTCTTTTATTGTCTTTAAATCAATTTGAGCAGGCAATAGAGATCTGTAATGAACTTGCGGAGGAGGGCCATAAAAGCCTCCAGCTAAGTGAAATAAGCTTTGATGCCTTTATCGGAATTGGAGACTATGCAAATGCACAAAAGATAGCTGATCAACTGAATGCTTTCGGTTTTAACCTAAAAGTGCTTACACGTATTGCAATCTTGGATGAAATAAAAGGGGATCTGACTAAAGCTAAAAATGAATTAAAGAAAGGTTTGGATTCAGGAAATACTAATAAGGATTTGATCTGGAGCGCTCAATATAAGTTAGGCACTTTGTATGAAAAGGAATCGGACTTTGTAAAGGCAGAAGAAATATATAACAACATACTCTCTGAAAGCGGCGGATATCCTTTTGCAAAAGCAGGTATTGCCAGGATTAAAGCTGCAAATAAAGATTATGAGGGAGCTGTGGCTATGTTGGAAGCAGCATATAAATCGAACTCTTTAATGGTATTCAAACAGGATATTGCTTTGATCTATAAAAAGACTGGCAGAATAAATGATGCGAGAAAAGAGGTTCAGGATATTGTAAATTCAATAGAAGAGGGGGAAAAGGCTGGTTGTAATTATGACCTTGAAAGAGCTCGCCTATATAGCGAAATCCTTGAAGATTTTGACCTTGCTCTTATATATGCTGAGAGAGCCAAAAACATAAGGCCTGAAAACGTTGATTTAAATAAAGTTCTTTCGCTTATTTTTTACAAATTGGGAGAATACGAAGATGCAGCTTACTATTTAAGCAAGGCAACTTCAGTTCAGCCAAATGATCCATCAATGATGTGCCTTTCAGGGCTTTTAAAATATAAAACGGGTAACTTAAAAGAAGGCATTGATATTATCAAGAAGGCGATGCACCAATTGCATTACCAACACAGCATACTTACTGTTGAGGCTCATGACCTTATTGCTAAAAATGATTTGTCAATCTCAATGAGATAA
- a CDS encoding DUF2652 domain-containing protein, producing MYIDLISAIEDAQPAFFFIPDISGFTKFIKSTKIEKSKEYIHQLLEVIIDSNILNFKTAEILGDAVMFYKTGDPPGFDMLESQVKKTFLDFHLAIQDIREKSNIEPKELSNLTIKIIVHYGCITTTEIKGMLKLVGPDVILAHRILKNNVKEKEYLLMTDQYLFTQNEHLIKNNFTWSKLRSGSKSYDYIGKVHYKFLSLSPLKEEIDTKKTLNDIAL from the coding sequence ATGTATATAGATCTCATTTCAGCGATTGAGGATGCCCAGCCTGCATTTTTTTTTATTCCGGACATTTCGGGATTTACCAAATTTATTAAAAGCACCAAAATCGAAAAAAGTAAGGAATACATCCATCAACTGTTAGAAGTAATAATTGACTCCAACATATTAAATTTTAAAACAGCTGAAATTCTGGGTGATGCTGTAATGTTTTATAAAACAGGAGATCCTCCAGGTTTTGATATGCTTGAATCTCAAGTAAAGAAGACTTTTCTGGACTTTCACCTTGCAATACAGGACATAAGAGAGAAGAGCAATATAGAACCTAAGGAGCTTTCCAATCTTACTATTAAAATTATAGTGCACTATGGATGCATCACAACGACTGAGATTAAAGGTATGTTGAAACTTGTTGGTCCGGACGTGATACTTGCACACCGTATATTGAAGAACAATGTTAAAGAGAAGGAATATCTGTTAATGACGGACCAGTATCTGTTCACTCAAAATGAACACCTCATTAAAAACAATTTTACATGGTCTAAGCTTAGAAGTGGCTCCAAAAGCTATGACTATATAGGCAAAGTGCATTATAAATTTTTAAGTCTCAGCCCACTTAAAGAAGAAATTGATACTAAGAAAACTTTAAATGATATTGCTTTATAG
- a CDS encoding Pycsar system effector family protein gives MAHTTKILGEVVPYVFNLLRDKLSPQYLYHNFHHTSEIVKSCIDLGKLADLNSDELEILEVAAWFHDTGFINGYKNHEAESMRIAEEFLLKADFDKDKIAKVLSCIKATSRSEAPTEKLEKLLCDADLSHTGDKQFINKAELLKLEWENFGMSNCSDLEWDKNQLKFLSSISYYTREAEELYGAQRLLNIVEQKKKVEAYLQKEEKKKVKEKKPNVPKRGIETMFRSVYRNHINLSSIADNKANMMISINTIIISLMLTVVGAKFSFFGTSLKENPALIFPAITLIATSLGSVIFAIQSAKPKVTNRFEKGDPRNDKHNLLFFGNFTHLSLPEFEVSIMEVMKEDVLLYSNMINDLYYLGLVLQKKYRLLRYSYTFFMVGLIVTVLVFVSILIYLKIGNHPIKQYHLKFS, from the coding sequence ATGGCACATACTACTAAAATATTAGGAGAAGTTGTCCCTTATGTTTTTAATCTGTTAAGGGATAAGCTATCTCCTCAATATTTGTATCATAACTTTCATCATACAAGTGAAATAGTTAAATCCTGCATTGATCTTGGAAAGCTTGCAGATCTTAATTCAGATGAGTTGGAGATTCTTGAAGTGGCGGCCTGGTTTCATGATACAGGCTTTATAAACGGGTATAAAAACCATGAGGCTGAAAGTATGCGTATTGCGGAAGAATTCCTTTTGAAGGCTGATTTTGACAAGGATAAAATTGCTAAAGTTCTCAGTTGTATAAAAGCTACATCAAGATCAGAAGCTCCAACAGAGAAGCTTGAAAAGTTATTATGTGACGCAGATCTTTCTCATACTGGGGATAAGCAGTTTATTAATAAGGCAGAGTTATTGAAGTTGGAATGGGAAAATTTTGGAATGAGCAATTGTTCTGATCTGGAGTGGGATAAAAACCAGCTTAAGTTCCTTTCTTCTATTTCCTACTATACCAGAGAAGCAGAAGAGCTTTATGGAGCTCAACGATTATTAAATATAGTAGAGCAAAAGAAAAAGGTAGAAGCTTACCTGCAAAAGGAAGAAAAGAAAAAGGTAAAAGAGAAAAAGCCCAATGTGCCTAAGCGTGGCATTGAGACAATGTTTAGAAGTGTTTACAGGAATCACATAAACCTTAGCTCTATTGCAGATAATAAGGCCAATATGATGATTAGTATCAATACTATAATTATTTCCCTGATGCTTACTGTGGTAGGTGCTAAGTTTTCCTTTTTTGGCACCAGCCTTAAAGAAAATCCGGCTTTGATTTTTCCCGCAATTACTCTTATCGCAACAAGTCTGGGAAGTGTGATATTTGCTATACAGTCAGCCAAACCAAAGGTAACAAATAGGTTTGAAAAAGGTGATCCAAGGAATGATAAACATAATCTGCTCTTCTTTGGGAACTTCACTCACCTTAGTCTCCCTGAGTTTGAAGTATCTATTATGGAAGTGATGAAAGAAGATGTACTCTTGTATTCAAATATGATCAATGATTTATATTACCTGGGACTAGTGTTGCAAAAGAAATACAGGCTTTTAAGATATAGTTATACATTTTTTATGGTTGGCCTGATTGTGACTGTATTGGTTTTCGTAAGTATATTGATATACCTGAAAATAGGCAATCATCCTATAAAGCAATATCATTTAAAGTTTTCTTAG
- a CDS encoding metallophosphoesterase, with amino-acid sequence MKFFLAINVFILSILNVSCIDLPYYKKEVRNWKTVRPDSTQPVFSVYLIGDAGSPSLTVQEPTLKLLEQRIHGDTNSAVIFLGDNIYFDGMPDSSASSREKQEAKLIEQLKIFEDYKGQVYLVSGNHDWDYMKAGGLKAIKRQEVFVENYLKRGNSFVPDNACPGPFTAKIHPQIAFAAVDSQWWLHKYVKPYGVCGDCEAEDEDDMILQLKDFLDNNKNRHKLVVAHHPLYSNGNHGGYYTFLDYIFPLRIIRKNLYVPLPGIGAIYPLSRKFGGVDQDISHYRYQYFKTRITSVIGEYDNLVYSAGHDHNLQLHIEGKINHVVSGAGSRLNPVSGGGSALYTQRAKGFARINYYNSGQAWIEYWIPEGDGSTGIIKFRHKLYEKKTGALELFCSLSGKNYKDSSVTMAASKQYKTSKFHQFLFGNHYRKDWTQPITIPYVNLSTDEGGLIPYGIGGGKQSKSLKLKNLDGKKFVLRSINKNPSKAIPATFKNTIVQDLAQDQISAQHPYGCLVAAKIAEAVGVYHTNPRIVYIPNDSCLGPYREEFKGTLSFLEEDANDDHSNVASLGYAKNIVGTDKVFEEIEEDNDNIVDQRFFLKTRLIDMLMGDWDRHERQFRWTAIPTEKGKIYRVIPEDRDQVFYKFDGVLPSIISRKWLIRNLQTFDYKYGDIVGLNLSAKNIDRRFLSTLTEKDWIAIADSISDELSDKEIDEAVKALPDSIYPIHGPEITAKLKSRRNLLREAALKYYRELNQYVDVFGSDKDEHFSVERIDDSQTKVTINKINKEGEVSRKLYERTFKSDVTREIRLYGLGGEDKFLLNGEVDKGIKVRIIGGKDQDTILDLSKVNSCGNRTFIYDTNYDTFIQKGKSTSIQTSFKESVNFPGLDEFRYKYLGPQATLYYNPDDGFYIGAGVLYQTYKFRSIPYGASHKLMVNVATTTRSRKIEYTGEIKNIIKKYDLYIHALSYAPAFVFNFFGYGNETPGKIAGIDFYRVRLLHTMINPALSKNITSYFKINLGPLYEYYRVEDNTGTLLSETLGETNPEIYNGQQFLGLRTSFILGTRDNIYNPTRGILLTTEANISRRLTFSKGYYRHFKSEFVVYITPNLPKQLTLAMRIGGAATGGDFEFYQGNSIGLTQNVRGYRKTRFIGDDSFYQNVEIRGELFNFNAYIFPAKFGLMALLDNGRVYVRGEKSREWHTSYGPGVWMSIYDRFVMNATYAFSEEDQLFNFRLGFFY; translated from the coding sequence ATGAAGTTTTTTTTAGCGATAAATGTTTTTATTCTTTCAATACTGAATGTTTCCTGTATAGATTTACCCTACTACAAAAAAGAAGTAAGAAACTGGAAAACAGTTCGTCCTGATAGTACGCAACCCGTATTTTCAGTTTATCTTATTGGTGATGCCGGAAGCCCGTCCCTTACTGTCCAGGAACCTACTTTAAAACTTCTCGAACAAAGAATTCACGGCGATACTAACAGCGCCGTTATTTTTTTAGGAGACAATATTTATTTTGACGGTATGCCAGATTCCTCAGCCAGCTCCCGAGAAAAACAGGAAGCCAAACTTATAGAACAACTTAAAATTTTTGAGGATTATAAAGGCCAGGTATATCTGGTTTCCGGCAACCATGATTGGGATTATATGAAGGCCGGAGGACTTAAGGCAATTAAAAGGCAGGAAGTTTTTGTAGAAAATTACTTAAAGAGAGGCAATTCATTTGTTCCCGACAATGCATGTCCAGGCCCTTTCACTGCAAAGATTCACCCTCAGATAGCTTTTGCAGCTGTAGATTCTCAATGGTGGCTTCATAAATATGTTAAACCATACGGAGTATGCGGTGATTGCGAAGCAGAAGATGAAGACGATATGATCCTGCAACTCAAGGACTTTCTTGACAATAATAAAAACAGACATAAACTTGTGGTAGCCCATCATCCACTATATAGTAATGGGAACCATGGTGGGTATTATACCTTTCTGGATTATATATTTCCCTTAAGAATCATAAGAAAAAATCTCTATGTTCCACTTCCAGGTATTGGAGCCATTTATCCTTTATCCAGAAAATTTGGTGGTGTTGACCAGGACATTTCACACTATAGATACCAATATTTCAAAACCCGAATTACTTCAGTAATCGGAGAGTATGATAACCTAGTGTACTCCGCAGGCCATGACCATAATCTTCAGCTTCATATAGAAGGAAAAATCAATCATGTAGTAAGCGGAGCAGGAAGCAGACTGAATCCTGTATCAGGAGGAGGCAGTGCCTTGTATACACAACGTGCCAAAGGATTTGCCAGAATCAACTACTATAATTCAGGACAAGCTTGGATTGAATACTGGATACCTGAAGGAGACGGATCAACTGGCATTATAAAATTCAGACATAAGCTGTATGAGAAAAAGACTGGTGCATTAGAGTTGTTTTGTTCTTTATCCGGAAAAAACTATAAAGACTCTTCCGTTACCATGGCAGCATCCAAACAATATAAGACTTCGAAATTTCACCAGTTTTTATTTGGAAACCACTATAGAAAAGATTGGACTCAGCCTATCACCATCCCCTATGTAAATCTCAGCACTGATGAAGGGGGCTTGATTCCATATGGTATAGGCGGTGGTAAACAATCCAAATCACTTAAATTAAAAAACCTTGATGGAAAGAAGTTTGTATTAAGGTCCATCAATAAAAACCCTTCAAAAGCAATTCCTGCAACATTCAAAAATACTATTGTACAAGATCTTGCACAGGATCAAATCTCTGCACAACACCCATATGGCTGCCTTGTGGCTGCAAAGATAGCTGAAGCTGTGGGTGTATATCATACCAACCCTAGGATAGTATACATTCCCAACGATAGCTGCCTTGGACCATACCGTGAAGAATTTAAAGGCACCTTGTCATTTCTGGAAGAAGATGCCAATGATGACCATTCCAATGTCGCAAGTCTGGGCTATGCAAAAAATATTGTCGGTACAGATAAGGTGTTTGAAGAAATTGAAGAAGACAATGACAACATAGTAGATCAAAGATTTTTTCTGAAAACAAGGCTTATTGATATGCTTATGGGAGACTGGGATAGACATGAGCGGCAGTTCCGGTGGACAGCTATTCCTACTGAAAAAGGAAAGATTTACAGAGTAATCCCTGAAGACCGTGATCAGGTGTTTTATAAATTTGACGGTGTGCTCCCCTCTATTATCAGCAGAAAATGGTTAATAAGAAATCTTCAAACTTTTGATTACAAATACGGAGACATTGTTGGCCTTAACCTTAGCGCCAAAAATATCGACAGAAGATTCTTAAGTACCCTAACTGAAAAAGACTGGATAGCGATTGCTGACAGCATCAGCGACGAGTTATCTGATAAAGAAATAGATGAAGCCGTTAAAGCACTTCCTGATTCTATATACCCAATACATGGTCCTGAAATTACAGCAAAGTTGAAAAGCAGAAGAAATCTGCTACGCGAAGCAGCTCTTAAATATTATCGAGAGCTGAACCAATATGTTGACGTCTTTGGGAGTGATAAAGATGAGCATTTCTCTGTAGAAAGAATAGATGATTCACAAACTAAGGTTACTATCAACAAAATCAATAAAGAAGGAGAAGTATCAAGGAAATTATATGAGCGTACTTTTAAATCAGATGTAACTAGAGAGATAAGATTATACGGACTTGGCGGGGAAGATAAATTCCTCCTCAACGGTGAGGTTGACAAGGGTATTAAAGTCAGAATAATAGGAGGTAAAGACCAAGATACAATCCTTGATTTATCAAAGGTTAATAGCTGTGGAAACCGCACCTTTATCTATGATACCAACTATGATACTTTTATACAAAAAGGAAAAAGTACGAGCATACAAACTTCATTCAAAGAAAGCGTGAACTTTCCGGGTCTTGATGAATTCAGGTACAAATATCTTGGACCACAGGCAACCCTGTATTACAATCCTGATGATGGATTTTATATAGGCGCAGGTGTACTATATCAGACATATAAATTTCGAAGCATACCATATGGAGCTAGTCACAAGCTGATGGTTAACGTTGCAACCACCACCCGCTCCAGGAAAATAGAATACACGGGTGAGATAAAAAACATTATAAAAAAATATGATTTGTACATTCATGCATTATCATATGCACCGGCATTTGTATTTAACTTCTTCGGATACGGCAATGAGACTCCAGGAAAAATTGCAGGAATTGATTTCTATAGAGTACGATTGCTGCATACCATGATCAACCCTGCTTTATCCAAAAACATTACAAGCTATTTTAAAATAAATCTTGGACCACTTTACGAATACTACAGAGTAGAAGACAACACTGGAACATTACTCTCTGAAACGCTTGGAGAAACGAATCCTGAGATATACAACGGACAGCAGTTCCTTGGACTAAGGACTTCATTTATACTAGGAACAAGAGATAATATTTACAATCCTACAAGAGGTATATTACTGACAACTGAAGCCAACATTAGCAGAAGGCTTACATTTAGCAAAGGATACTACAGGCATTTTAAAAGTGAATTTGTAGTATATATTACTCCTAACCTACCTAAACAACTAACGCTGGCAATGCGTATTGGCGGTGCTGCTACCGGAGGAGATTTTGAATTTTATCAGGGTAATAGTATTGGCCTGACTCAAAACGTAAGAGGTTACAGAAAAACAAGATTCATTGGAGATGATTCTTTCTATCAGAATGTGGAAATAAGGGGAGAGCTCTTCAACTTTAATGCATACATATTTCCTGCGAAATTCGGGTTAATGGCTTTATTGGATAATGGCCGAGTATATGTACGTGGAGAAAAATCAAGAGAATGGCATACATCCTATGGGCCGGGAGTGTGGATGTCAATTTATGACAGATTTGTGATGAATGCTACTTATGCTTTTTCAGAAGAAGATCAATTATTTAATTTCAGGCTGGGATTCTTTTATTAA
- a CDS encoding response regulator: MNNKIENVLLIDDDNITNFINQRLLKKLNVASNITTATNGYEGLEHVHKFCKNFKNCSHLIFLDIKMPVMDGIEFLKEFNTLNLPNKENINIIMLSTSSNENDIRQIEKFKVREFLTKPLTEEKILKVLQDWKSYCSE; the protein is encoded by the coding sequence ATGAATAATAAAATTGAAAACGTACTTTTGATAGACGATGATAATATCACAAACTTCATAAATCAACGTCTTCTGAAAAAATTAAACGTAGCCAGTAACATAACCACAGCCACAAATGGCTATGAAGGGCTGGAGCATGTCCATAAGTTTTGCAAGAACTTTAAAAACTGTTCCCACTTGATTTTTCTGGATATTAAAATGCCAGTGATGGATGGGATTGAGTTTCTAAAAGAGTTTAATACCTTAAATCTGCCTAATAAGGAAAACATCAACATCATTATGCTTTCCACTTCTTCTAATGAGAATGATATTAGGCAAATTGAAAAATTTAAGGTTCGTGAATTTCTTACCAAACCGCTTACAGAGGAGAAGATATTAAAGGTTTTGCAGGATTGGAAATCCTATTGTAGTGAATAA
- a CDS encoding T9SS type A sorting domain-containing protein: MNGNGIVTILTMQGDVVKEINAEPDNKSTRVQIRDIRAGIYLLKYESEGKSFSERLVIVK; encoded by the coding sequence ATAAATGGTAATGGCATTGTTACGATATTAACTATGCAAGGAGACGTTGTAAAAGAAATTAATGCAGAGCCTGATAATAAGTCTACCAGGGTTCAAATTAGGGATATTCGAGCAGGAATCTATTTATTAAAATATGAAAGCGAAGGTAAATCTTTTTCTGAAAGACTTGTCATTGTAAAGTAG